ACTGCACTCTAGCCCCAACAATTGCTCCTCCTTGCAAACAGCTGCCTTCTTCTTGTGAAATGCCTTGGAAACAAGAGACTGTTTAGGCATTTCGATTTGCTTCGACAAGAGATGGAGTGTAGACTCCAGCAGAGACACAGAGATCTCTCTAGCCTTGGCCAACAGCATGACCATGCTACAATCTGCAGGAGTCTTGTTCGCGGTCTTCTTGAAAAGATTCTTGGACTTCTTCACCAAGCAGGTGTAGGATTGGATCTTGGCTCGAGTAGCTGCATCATCCCCTTTCCTTAGGGCCACTTGCAGCTCTTGGATGATGGCCTTCATCTCGACGAAGATCTCTTGCATGGCGCTGCAGAGATCTAGCAGCTCAAGAGAAGCGTCCATTTCTCCATCCAACATGCTCCTCTGCTGGGAGGAGCAAACTTGGTTGCTTGGTAGGCAAATAATCTCTTCAAGAACATCGTAGATGTTTGCAAGAGTCCTGAGACCATCGCACATTGTGCTGATGGAATTAGAGGAAGGGATGCTTGCTTCCAGGCTCTGAAGCTCTAGCTCGACTTCGGTCTCACTGGCGTGAGGCCTAGAAGGCAAACTGATCGATCTTTGGTGGAAAGCCATATCTGAGCTTGAAGCTTTACTCTGTATTGCAGGTGATGAGAGTTGAAGAAAAGAACAGTTTTGGGTTGATGTGTCTACTGCTCTGTTGAGGCCTATTTATACAGAAATGTACAAGCAGTAGCATTTGATTGGTAGACACTAAGAATCATGCCATTACATCTCCCAGATGCTGTCTGCTTGCTATGTCTTGAGATCTGGCAGAAGTATAGAGATGGCAACACTAAGTCTTCTCATGTTTAGTACATTGTTTTGCGTGTCTACTGTCCTTGAGATGAGCCATCACATAATCATGTTCCAAAAATTGGCAGCAAGAACCAGCAGGGAGGTTTAGTATGATGGATCTTGGCATAATTGCACGCTCAAGCCATTATGTAAAAGATCGCTAACTTAGCATCTACCTTTATCATGCCTTTATAAATTATTTTCCTTGGTGGGCACTCTTGCAAATAAAAGTTAAAGCCTCGGCGACTGGAGCTGGCATGTTTAGGCCATGGAAACAAGATCCACTGCTCAAGATCTATCAGCGGTTTCGCATTATCCTCATTTTTTTCAGTTTGAAGCTTACAGAAAGAAGATTTTGATATACAGAGTGCCTTCGAGAGCTAAGTTTTTATTTCTAAACACCTAGTTCGGGTTTAGCTTTCTGGGTTTATCTTCATAGCTGTTCTCTTGTATAGCTGCACAGTTAGATAGATAGATGgctttttttatttcttttccttttacTTACTTGTATATACTTTATATAAAATTTATAAAAATTCTGTGGAAAGAAACTCTTACAGTTTTGACAACCTATTTTGTCAAGGTTCTGTACAATCTTATTACCTCTTGGTCATACTAACTGATTCTCCAACATCAGCATCTTTATTTTTGGTGAAGTTGGAAGCATATAAAGCATCGATTGTTCTCTGTGTATTGAGAATCATTATATGGAGAGGAACAAAAGCTTTGCGCGGTGGCAAGTTTGGATTAGGTCTTGCTCCGACTACTGTTAATCCTAAAGAACAGGGAAAAGGCTGTGGTTCTACAGTAAATGTTTTTTTAATTCACCTTCCAAGCTTAAATGATATAGATGCGACGATGTTAAAATTTGAGTACACTAGTTTGGACCTTGTTGTATGAAATAAAAGAAAAGTTTGGACATTGTTGTATGAAACATGTATTCAATTGTAGTGCCAGACTGCACAGccatgtggtggtggtggagaatCTGGGTAATAAAATTGATTGATTCTGCTAACTACAAGTTGGTACCTTGTGACTTTGATCTGGCATGTTTCATGCATAAGGAGCAAGATCCACTAGCCAAGGATATCAATATAAAGTATCACAAACGCATCTTCGAGCATGAAATGGCCAAATTGATCAAAACTTCGGTTTCTATTTCTATACTATCTTGTACATTTATACAGTATAGTGTATACATATGGGAAAATTGTATGATGATCAGCTATTCCTTAAAAGGCGGATGCCAATCGAAGGGCGTCAACAGTGACTCAGGAGTATCTATGAGCTAAGGATGTTGAGTAGAGAAGCTCTGCTCTGGACTAATTTCCTGAACAGATGCCCTGCTCCGCTCTCGAGATCGCCGATACTGCACTCTAGCCATGACAATTGCTCCTTGCAAACAACTGCCTTCTTTTTCTGAAATGCCTTGGAAACAAGAGACTGTTTAGGCATTTCGATTTGCTTCGACAAGAGACGGAGTGTGGACTCCAGGAGAGGCACAGAGATCTCTCTAGCCTTGGCCAACAGCATGACCATGCTACAATCTGCTGGAGCCTTCTTCGCAGTCTTCTTGAAAAGATTCTTCGACTTCTTCACCAAGAGGGTGTAAGATTGGATCTTGGCTTGAGTAGCTGCATCATCACCTTTCCTTAGAGCCACCTGCCGCTCTTGGATGATGGCCTTCATCTCGACGAAGATCTCTTGCATGGCGCTGCAGAGATCTAGCAGCTCAAGAGAACCGTCCATTTCTCCATCCAACATGCTCCTCTGCTGGGAGGAGCAAACTTGGTTGCTTGGTAGGCAGATGATCTCTTCAAGACCATCGTAGATGTTTGCAAGAGTCCTGAGACCATCGCACATCGTGCTGATGGAATTGGAGGAAGAGATGCTTGCTTCAAGGCTCTGAAGCTCTAGC
The Aegilops tauschii subsp. strangulata cultivar AL8/78 chromosome 3, Aet v6.0, whole genome shotgun sequence genome window above contains:
- the LOC109740746 gene encoding uncharacterized protein, with translation MAFHQRSISLPSRPHASETEVELELQSLEASIPSSNSISTMCDGLRTLANIYDVLEEIICLPSNQVCSSQQRSMLDGEMDASLELLDLCSAMQEIFVEMKAIIQELQVALRKGDDAATRAKIQSYTCLVKKSKNLFKKTANKTPADCSMVMLLAKAREISVSLLESTLHLLSKQIEMPKQSLVSKAFHKKKAAVCKEEQLLGLECSIGDLESGAGHLFRKLVQSRVSLLNILSS
- the LOC109740744 gene encoding uncharacterized protein, whose product is MAFHQRSTSLPFRPHVSETEVELELQSLEASISSSNSISTMCDGLRTLANIYDGLEEIICLPSNQVCSSQQRSMLDGEMDGSLELLDLCSAMQEIFVEMKAIIQERQVALRKGDDAATQAKIQSYTLLVKKSKNLFKKTAKKAPADCSMVMLLAKAREISVPLLESTLRLLSKQIEMPKQSLVSKAFQKKKAVVCKEQLSWLECSIGDLESGAGHLFRKLVQSRASLLNILSS